In Glandiceps talaboti chromosome 14, keGlaTala1.1, whole genome shotgun sequence, a single genomic region encodes these proteins:
- the LOC144445929 gene encoding N-acetylglucosamine-1-phosphodiester alpha-N-acetylglucosaminidase-like, giving the protein MYTKQGLRTALYCVFLLYLETVCTESTNSFTGDWLTPYKPGHHGARRPISSVRELQGGFYGNKTHESFPAHHRQKGEPLMEVRHFIDNITSDKGEYKVIYGHYVIINDPMTLSVLEPGSEGGCQRHERETVVNSTVQKQCIMGMNAGFFDVITGACLGNVISDGRLVQAEQTDTQNVNFGLQKNESMIFGYLSHDEVVHPTVPYLQLVGGVIWLLRNGKVYINESKMIELDNIDEMDAMNDFINEVSARVAVGHDKDGRLILVQVDGKSNFIGVSLWEFAYFLQRQGIINAINLDGGGSATTVVNKTVTGYPSDYCSTGSIFRCSRKVTTILCV; this is encoded by the exons ATGTATACGAAACAAGGACTTCGCACTGCATTGTACTGTGTGTTTCTACTCTATTTGGAGACCGTTTGTACCGAAAGCAC AAATTCTTTTACCGGGGACTGGCTGACCCCATACAAACCGGGTCACCATGGTGCACGCCGTCCAATCAGCAGTGTCCGCGAGCTACAAGGtggtttctatggcaacaaGACTCACGAATCGTTCCCAGCACATCATCGACAGAAGGGAGAACCACTGATGGAAGTCCGCCATTTTATAGACAATATTACAAGCGACAAGGGCGAATATAAAGTGATTTATGGACATTACGTCATCATTAACGATCCAATGACATTGTCCGTTTTAGAACCAGGTAGCGAGGGTGGCTGTCAACGTCACGAACGTGAGACAGTGGTTAACAGTACGGTACAAaagcaatgcatcatgggaatgaATGCAGGATTTTTTGacgtcataacaggtgcatgcTTGGGAAATGTTATAAGCGATGGTAGATTAGTTCAGGCTGAACAAACGGACACACAAAATGTGAACTTTGGTCTTCAGAAAAACGAGTCAATGATTTTTGG GTATCTGTCGCACGACGAAGTAGTCCATCCTACAGTGCCATATCTACAACTGGTTGGGGGAGTTATCTGGTTACTCAGAAATGGGAAAGTCTATAtcaatgaaagtaaaatgaTAGAACTGGACAATATTGATGAAATGG ATGCAATGAACGACTTTATTAACGAGGTGTCAGCCAGGGTGGCTGTAGGTCACGATAAAGACGGGCGACTTATCCTGGTACAGGTTGACGGCAAAAGTAACTTTATTGG GGTCAGTCTGTGGGAGTTTGCTTACTTCCTTCAACGACAGGGTATTATCAATGCTATCAACTTAGATGGCGGTGGTTCTGCTACAACCGTAGTCAACAAGACGGTCACTGGATATCCATCGGATTATTG